The sequence below is a genomic window from Anopheles cruzii chromosome 3, idAnoCruzAS_RS32_06, whole genome shotgun sequence.
ataaataaaaatggttCAAGGACACAGCCATGAGGAACACCAGATTCAATGACAAATGCGTCGAACAAACTACCGTAAATGCTCACTCTAAGAGAGCGTTTGGTCGGATACGAATTTACTTTATACCTTTTTGTTAAGTTATTGTTTAGTTTTAGAGTACGCGATACGTTTGATTGCATCTAATCATTTGGTCAAATGGTAAACGGTAAAtgtaatatttaaaaatgcatGAATTGGTCAAAGTGCGATTGTTTATTCAATTGAAAAGTTAGTTAAAGTCTAACATGTTTTCTATTTAAACACTATCTAGTTCTTCTAGTGTTTGTATTTAATTCCGCAAAACAGACGAGACACTCcatttgttacatttttgttACAAAGTTATAGAAAATTGGAGcgttttttacattttacaaatcttttcttttgcgtatattttcgttcgttcagtTTCGCGGCCCTCGATATATTGACCACCACCCAGTACGGGCACAATTGTTAGCCTCATTATCAGATCACACGCACAGTTCCGGCTGTAACCGTGGTCCGCACCGACCGAAAGAAAGCCGAAACCAATCATCGATGTCGAGCGTGGCGCACATCCTGTGCGCCTCGGGTAGCCTCGTTTCGTGCCACCTGTGTGTCCAGCCAGCGACCCATAATGACCGTGTTACTATTAATATCGGTAGCGCTAAATACCACTCATGGTGCTACACTTGTGTTCAAAGGTGATTTCccctttgtttcgtttccggttgccggtgaTGCATTTCCTCCCTATCGATCCCTATCATCGGCTTCCGGGCTGGCCCATCAGCACGAGGGCAGCCTCGGGACGGGCGGCGTGATGTACGGTAACGGTACCATCGTGTCCGGTCCGCTGGCATCGCTAATAGATTTACTGATGCCCAGCAGCGTGGAAGAATTCGATCAGGTAAGCCATATGCGTAGGAAGCGAagttgtaataaaaaaattgaCGGCTGACAGCGGATGCAGCACTGCCGCGGACACCACGGCGTACGCCGCGTAACCGTGACGAGGGTCGAAATTTAATTGCGCGTCATTTGCatctccctctcactctctcactctctctctctctctgtctgtctgtgtgccCCTAAACCGAACAGGAGTACGTCTTTTCGTTTCTGCTGTCGGCGCGCTTTTTCGTCCGCTCCTTCGAGTTGATGGGGAAATTGCTGGAATCGATACCGGACCCGGAACCGCTCGAACGGATCGTGCCCCTGCTCGGCGTGTGGACGAAGATGTTCCCGTACGACTTTCGCGATGAGCGCATGATGAATCACGTGAAACATATCGTAGCTAGGTGGGTACCGGGCTGTCTGGCTGGCCATGGAGCGCGGTCTGTTCGTGATTTGATGATTGATAATTGCCATCACTCACGGCACGATTGgaacgcatcatcatcatcatcgcggccGGCGTGCAGCGCGAAACGAAATTACGTGATTTTGATGTATGTTTTTCATTCCTGCTTTTCGGGGTTCGGCTCAACTTCTAATTAactgcccggtgcccggtgcagATGTGCGGATACCGACCTAGCCAGTGTGGTGTCCCAACTACTGTGTGCCTTGTTAGCTCGACTTACGCAGCTCGAAAACCACGAGGAAGAACTCAAAAGCTATCAATCAACCGTAGACAATAAGGTAAGCCCTCCCCTGGGGAGCTGGGGAGCTCCCCGGAGTGGTCCGGTCAGCTGACGGATCTATCATCGATCATTGGTTGTTCTCGCCGCGCAGACTGAATCCATCACCTGGCCAAAAACGGCCGCCCAGTTGGCGCAGCTACTGTGCCGCATCGAGCGGAAGCTGGCCAAACACGTCGGCCCGGAGGAGTTCGTGCAGTGCAGCCCCAACCTGCTGAAGGACCCGAACCGTGAGGACTTTCCGACGCCCGTGCCGCCCCAAAGCagtgccaccggaagcggtccCGGTGGGACCTCGCTCGACAGCAAGAAAACGTGCAATCTAGAGAGCTACCTGGAGTGGTCGGCCCGATTGCGGTTGCTGGTTGCTAATGAAATTTTAAAGGTACTTACCCCTGACCGAGCGTTACGCTGCGTGACTAGCGTTACAAACGATGTCTTTTTGTTGTCGCCACGCAGTGCCAAAACATCCAGGATCGCAACAAACAGTTTGAGCTGTGGAGTGGCGCCGCCCAGTACTGTCTCTTGGTCGGCAACTACAACAGCGCCACGGCCATACTGGAATCGTTCGACCTgcctccggtggcccggcTGCAAGTAACGGTGAGCATATCATGATTTGGCCTACCATACGTGACAtgacaaacaaacagacacGCAAAAGGGCGAAGGAGATGACAGAAAGGGTTGTTGCCCAGATTGGAGCTTTCTTCTTCCACTGGAGGCAAATTGTGACACTGATCTCTTATTAGAATTTGAGGGTCTCCCACATACAAGCCACCGATGGCTCTGCCCGTGTGAAAGGGTGTCGCCAGCTGACATGGGTTTTGGGGTTCGAGAGGATTTAGCCTAAGTCTGTATTCTTTTTATGATTGATCCGGTCGTGTCCCAGGCATTTGTACACTCTCGCCAGTTTGCCAGTGTGAAGCCAGTTTGTATGAAACCACGGCCGCAGCAAATGGACGTGCCGAAATGGTTTGATAGAGTCATTCTACATGATAATATCAACGTTTTGTATTTGGTATTTTTCTAAACCTGCCGACGGCAAACAGCGAACACTTATTCTAATTGCAGTAAACAAGTAGCCCTTATTCTAAGCACGGCGACAGTCGGTTAGCACTCGGTAAGCACTCGGTTTGAAGCagaagaaatattaaaatagTATTAGAACGATCGCTTTTAATTAAGAGGTGAAGAGATTACCAGGATTACTATTTTACCGTCATAAGATTACCATTTAAACCTCATTAGAATATGGTTAAATACGGCTAATTAAAGCTGAATAATGAGCTATGTTGTTGTCTTATTGTCTgctatttttttgttcttgtgaaaaaatcaatcatttgtaAGTGGCTATGGACCCTAATAATGTAATAGTAGTATACGAGAAACTTTTGAAAGCGCCCCTACACGACAGAAAGAATAAAAATCACGTTCACTTTGTTTGGAATAATAATTGAATTCTGTGAATCAGTGCCGCTAGCGCCAGGATCCCACAGTCAGAGTGAAAACCGAGAGCTAGGCGAATAAATGCATAATCTTTAACTCGATCCCTAATGAAGCCCGCCGGTGATTAAGCTCCGTTACCGTTAAGCGTAAGactgaatgaaattaaaccTCACACTCAATTGGGAAAGAATCGTCGCCGGGAAAGAAAGTGCGCGCCCGGCGCCCGCCCGAGCGGGAAGAAAAGCGAGGagtaaaaattaattaagcgCAAAGCGGAGAGAACGGACTGCGGAACACTGAAGTGTGcctgaagtgaaaaagtgaaagcGAATGGCAAAAAACCAGTTAGGGGAACCGGTACGAGTgcgggaaaacagaaaatccaACCTCACAATACGGTCGTACCATAATTTACAATCGATTGCAAAAAGCACTCAACTGTCCCGATGATTGCGGCGCGTACAAAGTGCAGCCCCAAGGATGCATTTCGTTCGGCCACGCGATGCTCGCAGTGAGAGAGCGCGCCACTCAGCGAACCGCGCCGAGCTGAAAAGATATTGTGAACTGCTTCACTGCACCACACAAGGGCTTATCCATCGACGGTACATTTCCTGGTTtctggttccgtttcgcttcttttATTTCGCTCCGGTGTAGATCGTCCCATCCTCTTCGAGCGTTACGGATACGGAACCGAGCGAAAACAatcgaccgaaccgaatgaaAAAGTGAATCAACAAGATTGCATTTCTGCACTCACCGTTTGGGGCCAGATGGGTGTTTCTTGCAATCGCAAAACAGTTGTCGTACTTTTTGCTACCCCTTTTTTGGCCTTCTTCAAAAATCCCAAAAGCAATTCCGATCGCGACGGCGGAAtaagcggagcggagcgcgcAAGTGCCCAGTGCCGTGTTCCGGTGCTCCCAAGGTGGCATTGTGCCCGGGCAATTTGTTACCTTTCCGAAAAACTTCAAAGCAATAATGGAGCAACGCAGGCAGGAAGCGCTAGAGTGATTCGAAAACTggattgaaaaaaaaggaacgaaaccAAATAGTCGAATGTAAATTGTTACATACAAGATTTATGGTGCCTCGTAAACACCTTGCCCGGAACCCTTACACCTGGTTATCAAACAAAGTGTCCGGGTAGTCCGTTAAAGTGGTAGTATTACGGAAAGGTTATTCGGAACTTTACTCTATTTTATGTAGTTCGAGAGCTGGAACACACGATCTCTGAATTGCAAACAATTACACGTTGGTTTTGTTAGTGTAGATTTAGTTATTAACCGGAATAATAACGCTTTATTACACTAGTACAGGGTTATACTTTTTGTAGTTTAGAAATTACAGGGCTGGCACTTTACAGATTTTCAATATATCTGTCAACTTAAGTGTAAAATTTTTAGTCGAatgccattttagaaaatgaatcgtttaatAACAGAgcaacgtgttaaaattattaaaacttactTCAAAAACGGGGATTTTTAAACGCCAATTTTTCCAGCAAATATTTCTTCGAGGCTCATTTTTCACTTGGCTGCTATGTACCGCAATTGGGGCACAGAAAACCCTCTatcgattgaagagaggcCGTTATACCCAGAAAAGGTGACTGTATGGATTATGGGCTGACGGCGTCACTctattttttcgaaaacgacgaaggAAGGATCACTACCGTCAATTCCGAGCGATACCGCCAGAtgataacaattttttttgccTGCAATTGAAAATATGGACTTGAGTTTCAGTAAGACGGGGCAACGAGCCACAAAATACGATCTGCGCGAGAACTTTGTTGGACGTATAATTTCACGTTTTGGTGATGTCTATTGGCCACCAAGATCATGCGATGTGACATCGTTGTGCTTTTGCTTGTGATACTACGTAAAAGATTGTGTTTATGACTGCCAAAAATATTTCATAATAAAGCTtatttttggtgtgttttttcaAAGTTACTTTTtggaaagagaaaataaataatcctgtagtttatgaaatttcattttttttaacataacTAGTGATTGTGCCACTGAGTGGGCAATATTTGTTCTACACATAAACTTCGAATGTTATTAATCTTCTTTTTCAACTAGCGCAAAACGTACCAAATGAAAACGCTTTCCATTATGTTCATTTGAACGACCTTTTGTAAGCTGCGGAAAAAGTTCTTGTAAAGTATAAAATTCTATTAAAAATCTCTGAACGATGCAAAATTGACAACAACTGCGCACGGAGAGGCAATTTAACTTGCACAAAAACGGTGGACGTCCAGGAAAAACGCACTCCCAGCGCCATGTATTGGAAAATGTCCATTTCAACCCGTTACTCGAAACACTGATTGCGTTTCGGGTCCTTTTCCATGGACCTTCCCGGGTAAAAACGAAAAGCATCGACGGCCACACCGACTCGAGGCAGTGTTTTATGTCAATGGGGACACTTAAACTGTCCACCGCACTCGGATGGGCGTTGAAAACGGCACCTCCACAACAAAAAAGCTTACGGCCACTTGCAGCCGGATATGCGAGAGCCTGACGCGCCCGCTTCCGACTACtttgccgtggcgtggcagtGGAGAACCGGATCTCGAGCTCTCGATCAACCGAAAGAGCGCCCTTACGCGGGCCCATCACGGGGTTGACAAGTTTCAATTATCCGGAACAAATTAGTTTCATTTTACTTCGTCACTTAGCCCGCGTAGCGGCGTCGGCCATAGCCGACGATGCCGGAAGTTTCGCTTTTCACCGGCTGCCTTCCCGCTAATGTACGGgatctgtttttctttccactcaCTCtttggtctctctctctcgctgtctgtctcttttctattttctgcCAATGGACTGTGCCGAAGTAGTGGAGCAAACTGTCAACGACTACGAGCCAGCAGCTGGACTGCATGCAGCGGCACGCCGAGGGCTGTGGTAATCTTtggagcaaacaaacggagcagcagcagcaccttccATCCGGTGGGACCGACAGGCGGCGTAGTGCTCTGAAGGcacccagcagcggcagcagcagcggaagcagCGGCTTTCCGAAGCCGTCCACCGGTTCGGTGTCGAGGTCCAGCTCCAACTCCAACGAATGGGTAGTGATTCCGGTCTTTGTCGATATTATTAAACTAGCCCTGAAGGCGCGGGAGGACTGCTGCGTTAGGTGAGCGGAAGAAAGTTGACCCGAAGGAGATGCCAATTGAAAtgataaccaaaaaaaaacacacggaaGAGACCCCGGTGGCCATGCAAATTGCCCCTAAAGCCCCGGTATCAGTTGCAATGATGCAAAAGAGTAATGCCTACCGGATGTGACTTTAACGGTGAGCCCGTAAAACTTTATTGCTAATTCGTCCTTTCCTTTGTGCGCTTTTCCCCTGTTCTCATTTTGTCCTTTCGGCACATCCGTCCCTCGGCTTGGCTGCCGCACTGGTGGCAACACGGCCCTAGGCTGCCGAACGGTCACATAAATATGACGGCGTTCGATCGGttggcggccatcgtcggggCGTTCACGAGGCACATGAATCAGGTCAACCAGACGCTACCGGATGTCGGCGAGTACGCGATACTGTGCCAATTTATGCAGAGCTGTAAACTTCTCAACGAAACAGGTAAGCCTCTCTGCAACCTTTAGagtgcgtttgtttgttctcgTGTTCCGTGCCAATGCGGCCGTCGTTCGCCGTCGTTAGCCGTGCGAGGGTCTAAGGTACGTGCTTTTGGTCACGTCGTCAATTGAATCTGTCATTCGTCAATCAATTTGAGCACCCTTGACCATACCGTACGAGCACATCGTTGCGTTCCGGTCGCCACTTTGGAAGCTTTCTAGTGGCTTCCGGAACCGAAACATGCGCCAGGACTTCAGTACTGCTTACCTTTGGTGCATCAGCGAGCGTTTCAGAGCGATGTCTGGGATAGGACGCGTAGAAAAACGATTCCGGAATGTTGATCGAGGTGCATCAGACTTGTGTAGGTGACTGGTGCTATATGGCATTAAACCTACGCATACATTACACCTACGCATATACCTTAAATTTTTAGAATTTTCTGAAAATATCAACAATACTCAAATATTgaacaaatgaacaaacaaccaggcgtctccatcgagtAATGCTTTCACGAGCGTGACTCATGTCCTTGGCTCTGCGTCTATGATTTAATTTTGCCACGCCCTTAATCAACTCGTAATGccaatcaacaacaaaatcaataaacatgGCACAGAACGTTTTACGTGaagtaaaaaattaaattagacctgcaaccaggcgtctccatcgaccACCGATTGCCAAACGAGCATTAACATTAATCGCcgataaatattaaaaagcaCCAAGTCCAATCAGCGGTTGGCAAAGTATTGGCCGCATCGAAAGTAATTTGGTGCCTGCAAAACGATGCAGAattatcatattttttttggttgaaaCGCTCCACAATGAATCGTTCGATTGATTTCGGAATCGAATAAactcgtttttcgttttgctggtCAAATCGCTATCAATTATGGGTTCGCAACGAGCACTCTTAACCGGTGCAATCTATATGCAACACACTTACGGTATACTTCACTAGACGAGCAcgacaaattaacaaaa
It includes:
- the LOC128273562 gene encoding ras-GEF domain-containing family member 1B, whose amino-acid sequence is MAMYYYATKLSAVACGTRCRQGLARRQRSNRAHRQQPGQPGGGGSGGAGGSGSGGGSGSKKDDDEDSDDNSKDKKTLSSFFCESTNDTIVVSVKSSEQPEVYCESMPPLAHEGSLGTGGVMYGNGTIVSGPLASLIDLLMPSSVEEFDQEYVFSFLLSARFFVRSFELMGKLLESIPDPEPLERIVPLLGVWTKMFPYDFRDERMMNHVKHIVARCADTDLASVVSQLLCALLARLTQLENHEEELKSYQSTVDNKTESITWPKTAAQLAQLLCRIERKLAKHVGPEEFVQCSPNLLKDPNREDFPTPVPPQSSATGSGPGGTSLDSKKTCNLESYLEWSARLRLLVANEILKCQNIQDRNKQFELWSGAAQYCLLVGNYNSATAILESFDLPPVARLQVTWSKLSTTTSQQLDCMQRHAEGCGNLWSKQTEQQQHLPSGGTDRRRSALKAPSSGSSSGSSGFPKPSTGSVSRSSSNSNEWVVIPVFVDIIKLALKAREDCCVRLPNGHINMTAFDRLAAIVGAFTRHMNQVNQTLPDVGEYAILCQFMQSCKLLNETELMLASFECEAPTLAEKELYDVA